Proteins from a genomic interval of Rhinoraja longicauda isolate Sanriku21f chromosome 16, sRhiLon1.1, whole genome shotgun sequence:
- the LOC144601403 gene encoding uncharacterized protein LOC144601403, with protein sequence MEKLLAGSECEHGLQQSSHLVTQRQVHTVEKPFTCPDCGKGFPEADSLRRHQQIHTGERPFVCSVCGKGFARSFSLLMHQRIHTGERPFICSECGKGFKQACHLVVHWQVHAVKKPFPCPACGKGFTQAVNLERHQLIHTKERPHTCAECGKGFFNLSALQIHRRTHTGERPFVCSECGKGFSQSSYLKVHHRQVHAGEKPFACPDCGKGFSRATQLTWHQQIHTGQRPFACLECGKGFIESSQLLIHQRIHTGEKPFVCSECGKRFIESAALEIHQRIHTGERPLTCSECGKGFNQASHLVTHQQVHAVDKPLACPDCGKGFPEAESLRRHQQIHTGERPFVCSVCGKGFARSFSLLMHQRIHTGQRPFICSECGKGFNQASHLVVHRQVHAVKKPFPCPACGKGFTQAVNLERHQLIHTKERPHTCAECGKVFFHSSELQIHRRTHTGERPFTCSECGKGFAHSSTLARHQSIHTRQMPYSCSECAKGFAHFDQLRIHQRVHTGEKPFACPDCGKRFTQAGSLKKHQRIHTGERPFICSECGKGFNQASHLVTHQQLHAVDKPLACPDCGKGFPEADSLRRHQQIHTGERPFVCSVCGKGFARSFTLLRHERIHTGERPFICSECGKGFKQACTLVVHRQVHTVKKPFPCPACGKGFTQAVNLERHQLIHTKERPLTCAECGKGFFKSSELQIHRRTHTGERPFVCSECGKGFSQSSHLKVHHRQVHAGEKPFACPDCGKEFSRGTQLTWHQQIHTGQRPFACLECGKEFIGSSQLLIHQRIHTVEKPFVCSGCGKRFIESAALEIHQRIHTGERPHTCAECGKGFFYSSQLLIHQRIHTVEKPFVCFECGKRFIESAALEIHQRIHTGERPHTCAECGKGFLYSSQLQIHQRIHTGERPHTCAECGKRFTRLSDMTIHQRVHTGERPFTCSECGKGFAHSSSMARHQSIHTGQKPHTCAECGGGFFHSSELQIHRRTHTGERPFVCPECGKGFISLHQSIHTGQKPYSCSECAKGFAHFDSLRIHQRVHTGEKPFACPDCGKRFTRVGILKKHRQIHTEERPLAGSGCVEGLSEPRTAEGIAVRRGSVPQRRKPAWAGSSRRAPHSLAAADPVTDAEPVKSGPRCRSPRTKTGAAARETTQDEHGCQRDHLSLESAVTTAVHHTQD encoded by the exons ATGGAGAAATTACTCGCCGGCTCTGAGTGTGAGCACGGATTACAACAATCTTCCCACCTCGTGACCCAACGGCAAGTTCACACCGTGGAGAAGCCATTTACCTGCCCcgattgtgggaagggattcccTGAAGCGGACAGCCTGAGGAGGCACCAACAAatccacactggggagaggccgtttGTCTGCTCCGTGTGTGGAAAGGGATTCGCTCGTTCATTTTCGTTGTTGATGCACCAGCGAATTCACACCGGCGAGAGGCCGTTcatctgctctgagtgtgggaaggggttCAAACAAGCCTGCCACCTGGTGGTCCACTGGCAAGTTCACGCTGTGAAGAAACCATTTCCCTGTCCGGCttgcgggaagggattcactcaGGCAGTCAACCTGGAGCGGCACCAGCTTATTCACACCAAGGAGAGGCCACACACCTGCGCTGAATGTGGGAAGGGTTTTTTTAATTTGTCTGCGTTGCAGATCCACCGGAGAACTCACACCGGCGAGAGGCCCTTCGTCTGCtccgagtgtgggaagggattcagccAATCTTCTTACCTGAAGGTACACCACCGGCAAGTTCACGCTGGGGAGAAACCGTTTGCCTGTCCcgattgtgggaagggattctcTCGAGCGACCCAGCTGACGTGGCACCAGCAGATTCACACCGGCCAGAGGCCGTTCGCCTGCCTCGAGTGCGGAAAGGGGTTCATTGAATCGTCTCAGTTGCTGATCCACCAGAGAATTCACACGGGGGAGAAGCCGTTCGTCTGCTCTGAGTGCGGGAAGAGATTCATTGAATCAGCTGCGTTAGAGATACACCAGAGAattcacaccggagagaggccgctcACCTGCTCTGAGTGCGGGAAGGGGTTCAACCAAGCTTCCCACCTGGTGACCCACCAGCAggttcacgctgtggacaaaccaCTTGCCTGTCCcgattgtgggaagggattcccTGAAGCGGAGAGCCTGAGGAGGCACCAACAAatccacactggggagaggccgtttGTCTGCTCCGTGTGTGGAAAGGGATTCGCTCGTTCATTTTCGTTGTTGATGCACCAGCGAATTCACACCGGCCAGAGGCCGTTCATCTGCTCTGAGTGTGGAAAGGGGTTCAACCAAGCCTCCCACCTGGTGGTCCACCGGCAAGTTCACGCTGTGAAGAAACCATTTCCCTGTCCGGCttgcgggaagggattcactcaGGCAGTCAACCTGGAGAGGCATCAGCTTATTCACACCAAGGAGAGGCCACACACCTGCGCTGAATGTGGGAAGGTTTTTTTTCATTCGTCTGAGTTGCAGATCCACCGGAGAACTCACACTGGGGAGCGGCCATTCACCTGtagtgagtgtgggaagggattcgctCATTCATCGACGTTGGCAAGACACCAGAGTATTCACACCAGGCAGATGCCGTACAGCTGCTCTGAGTGTGCGAAGGGCTTTGCTcactttgatcagctgagaaTCCACCAGCGCGTGCACACTGGAGAGAAACCGTTTGCCTGTCCCGATTGTGGCAAGAGATTCACTCAAgcgggcagtctgaagaagcaccAGCGAATTCACACCGGCGAGAGGCCGTTCATCTGCTCTGAGTGCGGGAAGGGGTTCAACCAAGCTTCCCACCTAGTGACCCACCAGCAacttcacgctgtggacaaaccaCTTGCCTGCCCcgattgtgggaagggattcccTGAAGCGGACAGCCTGAGGAGGCACCAACAAatccacactggggagaggccgtttGTCTGCTCCGTGTGTGGAAAGGGATTCGCTCGTTCATTTACGTTGTTGAGGCACGAGCGAATTCACACCGGCGAGAGGCCGTTcatctgctctgagtgtgggaaggggttCAAACAAGCCTGCACCCTGGTGGTCCACCGGCAAGTTCACACTGTGAAGAAACCATTTCCCTGTCCGGCttgcgggaagggattcactcaGGCAGTCAACCTGGAGAGGCACCAGCTTATTCACACCAAGGAGAGGCCACTCACCTGTGCTGAATGTGGGAAGGGTTTTTTTAAATCGTCTGAGTTGCAGATCCACCGGAGaactcacaccggggagaggcccttCGTCTGCtccgagtgtgggaagggattcagccAATCTTCTCACCTGAAGGTACACCACCGGCAAGTTCACGCTGGGGAGAAACCGTTTGCCTGTCCCGATTGTGGGAAGGAATTCTCTCGAGGGACCCAGCTGACGTGGCACCAGCAGATTCACACCGGCCAGAGGCCGTTCGCCTGCCTCGAGTGCGGAAAGGAGTTCATTGGATCGTCTCAGCTGCTGATCCACCAGAGAATTCACACGGTGGAGAAGCCGTTCGTCTGCTCTGGGTGCGGGAAGAGATTCATTGAATCAGCTGCGTTAGAGATACACCAGAGAattcacaccggagagaggccacaCACCTGTGCTGAATGTGGGAAGGGTTTTTTTTATTCGTCTCAGTTGCTGATCCACCAGAGAATTCACACGGTGGAGAAGCCGTTCGTCTGCTTTGAGTGCGGGAAGAGATTCATTGAATCAGCTGCGTTAGAGATACACCAGAGAattcacaccggagagaggccacaCACCTGTGCTGAATGTGGGAAGGGTTTTTTGTATTCGTCTCAGTTGCAGATCCACCAGAGAattcacaccggagagaggccacaCACCTGCGCTGAGTGCGGGAAGAGATTTACTCGTTTGTCTGACATGACAATACACCAGAGAGTTCACACTGGTGAGAGGCCGTTCACTTGtagtgagtgtgggaagggattcgctCATTCATCGTCGATGGCAAGACACCAGAGTATTCACACCGGGCAGAAGCCACACACCTGCGCTGAATGTGGGGGAGGTTTTTTTCATTCGTCTGAGTTGCAGATCCACCGGAGaactcacaccggggagaggcccttCGTCTGCcccgagtgtgggaagggatttattAGTTT ACACCAGAGTATTCACACCGGGCAGAAGCCGTACAGCTGCTCTGAGTGTGCGAAGGGCTTTGCTCACTTTGATAGTCTGAGAATCCACCAGCGCGTGCACACTGGAGAGAAACCGTTTGCCTGTCCCGATTGTGGCAAGAGATTCACTCGAGTGGGCATTCTGAAGAAGCACCGGCAAATTCACACCGAGGAGAGGCCGTTAGCCGGTTctgggtgtgtggaggggctcAGCGAGCCGCGCACGGCAGAAGGGATCGCGGTGAGGCGGGGGAGCGTCCCGCAGAGACGGAAACCCGCCTGGGCAGGGAGCTCGCGCCGGGCGCCGCACAGCCTCGCTGCAGCAGACCCGGTCACAGATGCAGAGCCGGTCAAGTCCGGACCCCGTTGCCGGTCGCCACGAACAAAGACGGGCGCGGCAGCCAGAGAGACCACCCAGGACGAGCACGGCTGCCAAAGAGACCACCTGTCGTTGGAGTCTGCAGTTACCACTGCTGTTCATCACACCCAGGACTGA
- the LOC144601128 gene encoding uncharacterized protein LOC144601128 gives MEKLLTSSECGQGFTQSSHLVTQQQVHAVEKPFACPHCGKGFSRASQLKGHQQINTEGRPFVCPECGKGFTRAHTLRIHQQVHVGEKPFSCPDCGKGFAEPCQLKRHLHVHAGGRPFTCPECGKGFIGSSHLQAHRRIHTGERPFICCQCGKGLICSSALLRHQRTHTGERPFICPECRKRFSCSYALRIHQQVHVGEKPFTCPDCGKGFTRSDTLRVHKQLHVGEKPFGCADCGK, from the coding sequence ATGGAAAAATTACTCACCAGCTCTGAGTGTGGCCAGGGATTCACTCAATCTTCACACCTGGTGACCCAGCAGCAAGTTCACGCTGTGGAGAAACCGTTTGCCTGCCCCcattgtgggaagggattctcTCGAGCTAGCCAGCTAAAGGGGCACCAGCAGATTAACACTGAGGGGAGGCCGTTCGTATGCCCTgaatgtgggaagggattcacgcGTGCCCACACACTGAGGATTCACCAGCAAGTTCACGTCGGGGAGAAACCGTTTAGCTGCCCCGATTGCGGGAAGGGATTCGCTGAGCCGTGCCAGCTGAAGAGGCACCTGCACGTTCACGCTGGGgggaggccgttcacctgcccaGAGTGTGGCAAGGGGTTCATCGGGTCATCTCATCTGCAGGCGCACCGGAgaattcacactggggagaggccgttcatctgCTGTCAGTGCGGGAAGGGCTTAATTTGTTCATCCGCGTTGCTGAGACACCAGCGaactcacaccggggagaggccgttcatctgCCCTGAGTGCAGGAAGAGGTTCTCGTGTTCTTACGCACTGAGGATTCACCAGCAAGTTCACGTCGGGGAGAAACCGTTTACCTGCCCCGATTGCGGGAAGGGATTCACGCGTTCCGACACGCTGAGGGTTCACAAGCAGCTTCACGTCGGGGAGAAACCGTTCGGCTGTGCAGATTGTGGGAAGTGA